Proteins encoded together in one Leisingera methylohalidivorans DSM 14336 window:
- a CDS encoding class I SAM-dependent methyltransferase gives MSLDDNKLNAFVDKAVTDLAAGYGGVMVSLGRKLGLYEAMAGAGPMSSREIADRAGCAERYVREWLNSQAAGGYLVYHPSSQTYELPPEHAVVLADDTSPVYIPPAWDVPASMWFDEDQAIRAFRTGEGVPWGNHDARLHCGSAAFFRNAYRGELVANWLPALDGVEDKLKAGGRVADIGCGHGYSSIIMAEAFPKSHFSGFDTHEASIRTARENAREAGVEDRVSFELADAASVPEAGFDLICFFDCLHDMGDPVTAAKRARETLAKDGTVMLVEPYAQDRVEDNLTPVGRLYYAASTTLCCAHALSEDGGWALGAQAGEERLADVFAKAGFSHFRRATETPFNLILEARP, from the coding sequence ATGTCGTTGGACGACAACAAACTCAACGCCTTCGTCGACAAGGCTGTGACCGACCTTGCCGCCGGATATGGCGGCGTGATGGTCAGCCTGGGCCGCAAGTTGGGGCTCTACGAGGCAATGGCGGGGGCCGGACCAATGAGTTCGCGCGAGATCGCGGACCGGGCCGGTTGCGCCGAGCGCTATGTACGCGAATGGCTGAACAGCCAGGCCGCGGGCGGTTATCTGGTCTATCATCCTTCAAGCCAGACCTACGAACTGCCACCCGAGCACGCCGTCGTGCTGGCCGACGACACCAGCCCCGTCTACATCCCGCCCGCCTGGGACGTGCCGGCCTCAATGTGGTTCGACGAGGATCAGGCCATCCGCGCCTTCCGCACCGGCGAAGGCGTCCCGTGGGGCAACCACGACGCGCGCCTGCATTGCGGATCTGCCGCGTTCTTCCGCAACGCCTATCGCGGTGAACTGGTGGCCAACTGGCTGCCCGCGCTCGATGGTGTCGAAGACAAGCTCAAGGCAGGCGGCCGCGTCGCGGATATCGGCTGCGGACACGGCTATTCCTCGATCATCATGGCCGAGGCCTTTCCGAAATCGCACTTCAGCGGTTTCGACACGCACGAGGCGTCAATCCGAACCGCCCGCGAGAATGCCAGGGAAGCCGGGGTTGAGGATCGCGTCTCCTTCGAGTTGGCCGATGCCGCTTCCGTGCCGGAGGCAGGCTTCGACCTCATCTGCTTTTTCGACTGCCTACACGACATGGGCGATCCGGTGACCGCCGCCAAACGGGCCCGCGAGACGCTTGCCAAGGATGGCACGGTGATGCTGGTCGAGCCCTATGCGCAGGATCGCGTCGAGGACAACCTGACCCCGGTCGGGCGGCTCTACTACGCGGCCTCCACTACGCTCTGCTGTGCGCATGCGCTGTCGGAGGACGGGGGCTGGGCGCTCGGTGCGCAGGCGGGTGAGGAACGTCTGGCGGACGTATTCGCCAAGGCCGGGTTCTCGCACTTCCGCCGCGCGACCGAGACGCCGTTCAACCTGATCCTCGAAGCGAGGCCCTGA